From a single Lonchura striata isolate bLonStr1 chromosome 13, bLonStr1.mat, whole genome shotgun sequence genomic region:
- the PIEZO1 gene encoding piezo-type mechanosensitive ion channel component 1, with translation MPCRKSREPSAAAGGDASRGGGGWGRSRCPPALLGAGLRPAAWGHPGTPLRAGAAFSRGPCAVLLGAPPGGVPLSPALSLSPGCAVALEPACLFRYNALSLVYLLFLLLLPWFPGPSPRFRTGHTSRIIKALLGTSILFLLAQLVFQICLYTLPFLDQLLEPNCSSWEVLARHIGITRLDLRDIPNSVRLVAPDVGILLVSSLSLCLCSRLSRASCRGNPESLESSEWREERAAGRARRAAHGDARLRSRLRDKAHSLLWEAGKGLAILLLALAGITLPSASSSVYFLLFMGLCTWWACHLPTSHQVFNVFCILVGIYSACHLLCLYAYQTPFVQGIFPPPTIWARVFGFKDIILYYNCSQPNTLELNSSYPWFVYTSPGILLLLYYTVATLVKLRWREAKRGVAPARPRDLVELESWPQDADRVAEDTKVGLGGLCRDGGARVGSDPLCPQPMLCPNTGKPSAGNENCTIHSLSTRRRHPALWLPLHALGHVLMKQSYVSALIAMMVWSIFYHSWLTFVLLLWACLIWTVRSRRHFAMLCSPFLVLYGIALCSLQYVWAMDVVPELPTHISFLRLQPLGLVHHSYPCIALGAKLLFTLTFWMLLRRFVTEKVLARRAPATPLLEVSTTDTDASQTRDVLRKLGEVVRNFFAKFWFFICAAKFIVVTFAGRLVVYKIVYMLLFLLCLILFQVYYSLWRKVLKGFWWLVVAYTMLVLIATYTYQFEDFPMYWRNLTGLTDGQLSDMGLEQFSVSKLFSSILLLGFFLLACILQLHYFHEPFMLLTDLQHVRPVSPAPCHIPRSEELHGSRLLRDAAAAETAQDPDTASLVSNKWGLVLERLVVLGRTFSEMMTRGEVFMRRLLELHVLKLVALYTVWVALEEVSVMNFLLVLLWALAMPYCRFRPMASCLSTVWTCIIIVCKMLYQLEVVDPHQYLSNCTQPLPNSTNLTPEELGNSTLYRGPVDPANWFGIRKGFPNWGYVKNHLQVLLLLVLEAVVYRRQQYHRKKHQLVAPVTETVFEDVSRQHLDLGLVSCAKYFINYFYYKFGLEICFLMMVNVIGQRMNFLVILHGCWLVVMLTRRRRAAIARLWPKYCLFLVVFFLHQYLLCLGMPPALCMDYPWRWSHTIPLNSALIKWLYLPDFFQPPKSTNLINDFMLLLCAAQQWRVFEAERSEPWLQAAGDNSDRLDREPDRHNPTPNFIYCRSYLDMVKVVVFHYFFWVVLVVVFITGSNRISLFGLGYVLACFYLLLSGSAMLRKPARARLALWDCLILYNITVIISKNMLSLLSCVFVQQMQSRFCWVIQLFSLVCTVKGYYNPKAMHKDHDCTLPVEEAGIMWDSICFFFLLLQRRIFLSSYYLHVMWNLRASALQASRGVALFKASIMKSLRSHQLAEKKSLDQLKRQMERIRAKQQKYHQEQASSPEQEGATAAPGGPADPSRQRQRWWRPWLDHATVLHSGEYFLFESDSEEEEEVQEELRPGRLSAFQLAYQAWVTNTRTVLRQQEEPEQPGPPSTDGAAGDDARREVEAAEGAEGREEENVESSERSNVLQRALNTLRFLWLLCQALVDGLTKWLDTQNREHTDMSHVLCLERFVMAQRLAKEEEINEEFPDELYELPPEEFLQEPSPPGSLAADSQSGTSSQEQATSLEDVADAQQFLAVPQQRRRTASELLRSRRLYVSELEESEQFYQSHNRFLKLLLAGYRCVTGHSDLLCYFTIILNNMVTGSVISLFLPILIFLWAMLSIPRPTKRFWMTAILFTEMTVVVKYLFQFGFFPWNGYITLLRYEGKPFFPPRILGLEKSIHYIKYDLLQLLALFFHRSLLLSYGLWDQEKTTDEKQESKEGEEKPEEAVSSPSAVAEEGLEAPAQPGALGAATGLELEPEGESVEQEEGTEATQLRFRRKQGRKMLEMVPAEGGEEEEEEVSEESHAQRKLKAFGLRVKGFILTKAQYMYQPVCKFFRDILDTQSRAATDVYAYMFLADVVDFIIIVFGFWAFGKHTAAADITSSLSENQVPEAFLFMMLFQFSTMVIDRALYLRKTVLGKLIFQVTLVFGIHVWMFFILPYVTERLFRHNTVAQLWYFVKCIYFGLSAYQIRCGYPTRILGNFLTKKYNHLNLFLFQGFRLVPFLVELRAVMDWVWTDTTLSLSNWMCVEDIYANIFIIKCSRETEKKYPQPKGQKKKKVVKYGMGGLIILFLVGIIWFPLLFMSLVRSVVGIINHPIDVTVNLKLGGYEPLFSTSSQQQYIQPFTSEEYDELTKEFESEPLAMQFISLYGMEDIVTARVEGSSGSLWSISPPSREQMRLELQNGSSDITLHLTWIFQRDLNKGGTVENAYGKHDTDLQPGAPQRLELAQLLDGTRDKPVVLPNLFPKYIRAPTGSEAEPIKQLLPDDLDSYLDVEVQLKRERRGSGRGEHFVEWWVLRQKDAPPQEGNILPMIIFNDKVSPPSLGFLAGYGIMGLYVSIVLVIGKFVRGFFSEISHSIMFEELPYVDRILKLCHDIFLVRETGELELEEELYAKLIFLYRSPETMIKWTREKN, from the exons ATGCCGTGCCGAAAGAGCCGCGAGCCCTCGGCAGCGGCGGGAGGCGACGCGTCccggggaggcggcggctgGGGAcgctcccggtgccccccagccctgctcgggGCCGGGCTGCGCCCCGCAGCttggggacacccggggaccCCTCTGCGGGCCGGCGCTGCTTTTAGCCGGGGGCCGTGTGCCGTGTTGCTGGGCGCTCCCCCCGGgggtgtcccgctgtccccggcgctgtccctgtccccaggatgCGCTGTCGCATTGGAGCCCG cctgcctTTTCCGCTACAACGCCCTGTCCCTGGTGTacctgctcttcctgctgctgctgccctggttCCCGGGGCCCTCCCCACGCTTCCGCACAG GTCACACCAGCCGCATCATCAAAGCTCTGCTGGGCACcagcatcctcttcctcctcgccCAGCTGGTTTTCCAGATATGCCTCTACACGCTGCCCTTCCTGGaccagctgctggagcccaaCT gcagctcctgggaggTCCTTGCTCGGCACATCGGGATCACCAG GCTGGATTTGAGGGACATCCCCAACTCGGTGAGGCTGGTGGCACCCGACGTTGGCATCCTGCTGGTgtcgtccctgtccctgtgcctgtgcagCCGCCTCAGCCgtgccagctgcagagggaaTCCCGAGTCCCTGGAGTCCTCTGAGTGG agggaggagagggccgcggggcgggcgcggcgcgcGGCGCACGGGGACGCGCGGCTGCGGAGCCGCCTGCGGGACAAGGCTCACTCCCTGCTCTGGGAGGCTGGCAAGGGCCTGgccatcctgctgctggccctggcag GGATCACCCTGCCCTCCGCCTCCTCCAGCGTCTACTTCCTGCTCTTCATGGGGCTGTGCACGTGGTGGGCCTGTCACCTCCCCACCAGCCACCAGGTCTTCAACGTCTTCTGCATCCTCGTGGGCATCTACAGCGCCTGCCACCTGCTGTGCCTCTATGCCTACCAGACCCCCTTCGTCCAGGGGATCTTCCCACCCCCCACCATCTGGGCACG GGTGTTTGGCTTCAAGGACATCATCCTGTACTACAACTGCTCCCAGCCCAACACCCTGGAGCTCAACAGCAGCTACCCCTGGTTCGTCTACACCAGCCCTggcatcctgctcctgctctaCTACACCGTGGCCACCCTGGTGAAGCTGCGCTGGCGCGAGGCCaag agAGGCGTGGCACCGGCACGGCCGAGGGACCTGGTGGAGCTGGAGAGCTGGCCCCAGGACGCCGACCGCGTGGCCGAGGACACCaaggtgggtctgggggggctctgcagggatggGGGTGCCAGGGTGGGCTCTGACCCTCTCTGCCCTCAGCCCATGCTGTGCCCCAACACCGGGAAGCCGAGCGCCGGCAACGAGAACTGCACCATCCACAGCTTGAGCACAC GCAGGAGGCATCCGgcgctgtggctgcccctgcacgCCCTGGGCCACGTCCTCATGAAGCAGAGCTACGTGTCCGCCCTCATCGCCATGATG GTGTGGAGCATCTTCTACCACAGCTGGCTGACCTtcgtgctgctgctctgggcgtGCCTGATCTGGACGGTGCGGAGCCGCCGGCACTTCGCCATGCTGTGCTCGCCCTTCCTGGTGCTCTACGGCATCGCCCTGTGCAGCCTGCAGTACGTGTGGGCCATGGACGTGGTCCCCGAGCTGCCCACCCACATCAGCTTCCTGCGGCTGCAGCCGCTGGGGCTGGTGCACCACAGCTACCCCTGCATAGCTCTGGGGGCCAAG CTCCTGTTCACCCTCACCTTCTGGATGCTGCTGCGGCGCTTCGTCACCGAGAAGGTGCTCGCGAGGAGGGCCCCGGCCACGCCGCTGCTGGAGGTGTCCACCACCGACACGG ACGCCAGCCAGACGCGGGACGTGCTGCGCAAGCTGGGGGAGGTGGTGAGGAACTTCTTCGCCAAGTTCTGGTTCTTCATCTGCGCCGCCAAGTTCATCGTGGTGACCTTTGCCGGCCGCCTCGTCGTCTACAAGATCGTCTAcatgctcctcttcctcctgtgcctCATCCTGTTCCAG gTGTACTACAGCCTGTGGCGCAAGGTGCTCAAGGGTTTTTGGTGGCTGGTGGTGGCCTACACCATGCTGGTGCTCATCGCCACCTACACCTACCAGTTCGAGGACTTCCCCATGTACTGGAGGAACCTGACAGGCCTCACTGatggcca GCTGAGCGACATGGGCCTGGAGCAGTTCAGCGTCTCCAAGCTCTTCTCCAGCATCCTCCTGTTGGGTTTCTTCCTCCTGGCCTGCATCCTCCAGCTCCACTACTTCCACGAGCCCTTCATGCTCCTCACTGACCTGCAGCACGTCCGCCCCGTCTCTCCAGCCCCCTGCCACATCCCCAG GTCGGAGGAGCTGCACGGGAGCCGCCTGCTGCGGGACGCGGCCGCGGCCGAGACCGCCCAGGACCCGGACACCGCCTCCCTGG TGTCCAACAAATGGGGGCTGGTGCTGGAGCGCCTGGTGGTGCTGGGCCGGACCTTCTCGGAGATGATGACGCGCGGGGAGGTCTTCATGAGGCGCCTGCTGGAGCTCCACGTCCTCAAGCTGGTGGCTCTCTACACTGTCTGGGTGGCCCTGGAGGAG GTCTCGGTGATGAACTTcttgctggtgctgctgtgggccTTGGCCATGCCCTACTGCCGCTTCCGCCCCATGGCCTCGTGCCTCTCCACCGTCTGGACCTGCATCATCATCGTCTGCAAGATGCTCTACCAGCTCGAGGTCGTGGACCCCCACCAGTACTTAAGCAACTgcacccag CCCCTACCCAACAGCACCAACCTGaccccagaggagctgggcaaCTCCACGCTGTACCGTGGCCCCGTGGACCCTGCCAACTGGTTCGGCATCCGGAAGGGCTTCCCCAACTGGGGATACGTCAAG AACcacctgcaggtgctgctgctgctggtgcttgAGGCCGTGGTGTACCGGCGCCAGCAGTACCACCGCAAGAAGCACCAGCTGGTGGCCCCCGTCACCGAGACCGTCTTCGAGGACGTCTCCCGCCAGCACCTCGACCTCGGCCTCGTCAGCTGCGCCAAATACTTCATCAACTACTTCTACTACAAGTTTGGCTTGGAG ATCTGCTTCCTGATGATGGTGAACGTGATCGGGCAGCGGATGAACTTCCTGGTGATCCTGCACGGCTGCTGGCTCGTGGTGATGCTgacgcggcggcggcgcgccgCCATCGCCCGCCTCTGGCCCAAGTACTGCCTCTTCCTCGTCGTCTTCTTCCTCCACCAGTacctgctgtgcctggggaTGCCGCCCGCCCTCTGCATGG ACTACCCGTGGCGCTGGAGCCACACCATTCCCCTCAACTCGGCGCTCATCAAGTGGCTCTACCTGCCCGACTTCTTCCAGCCTCCCAAATCCACCAACCTCATCA ATGACttcatgctgctgctgtgcgCGGCCCAGCAGTGGCGCGTCTTCGAGGCCGAGCGCTCCGAGCCGTGGCTGCAGGCGGCCGGGGACAACTCGGACCGGCTGGACCGGGAGCCGGACCGCCAcaaccccaccccaaacttCATCTACTGCAG GTCCTACCTGGACATGGTGAAGGTGGTGGTGTTCCACTACTTCTTCTGGGTGGTCCTGGTGGTGGTTTTCATCACCGGCAGCAACCGCATCAGCCTCTTCGGCCTGGGCTACGTGCTGGCCTGCTTCTACCTGCTGCTCTCGGGCAGCGCCATGCTGCGCAAGCCGGCCCGCGCCCGCCTCGCGCTCTGGGACTGCCTCATCCTCTACAACATCACCGTCATCATCTCCAAAAACATGCTGTCG CTCCTGTCCTGCGTCTTCGTGCAGCAAATGCAGAGCAGGTTCTGCTGGGTGATCCAGCTCTTCAGCCTCGTCTGCACCGTCAAGGGCTACTACAACC CCAAGGCGATGCACAAGGACCACGACTGCACGCTGCCCGTGGAGGAGGCCGGCATCATGTGGGACAgcatctgcttcttcttcctcctgctccagcgCCGCATCTTCCTCAGCTCCTACTACCTGCACGTCATGTGGAACCTCCGAGCCTCTGCCCTGCAGGCTTCCAG ggGTGTGGCGCTGTTCAAGGCCAGCATCATGAAGAGCCTGCGCTCGCACCAGCTAGCCGAGAAGAAGTCGCTGGACCAGCTGAAGCGGCA GATGGAGCGGATCCGAGCCAAGCAGCAGAAGTACCACCAGGAGCAGGCCAGCAGCCCGGAGCAGGAAGGGGCCACAGCAG CGCCCGGTGGTCCGGCAGACCCGTCCCGGCAGAGGCAGCGCTGGTGGCGGCCGTGGTTAGACCACGCCACAG TGCTGCATTCCGGGGAATACTTCCTCTTCGAGTCGGacagcgaggaggaggaggaggtgcaggaggagctgcggcCGGGGAGGCTGAGCGCCTTCcag CTCGCCTACCAGGCCTGGGTGACCAACACCAGGACGGTGCTGCGGCAGCAGGAGGAGCCCGAGCAGCCAGGGCCACCCAGCACCGACGGCGCTGCAG GGGATGACGCAAGGAGAGAGGTGGAGGCTGCCGAGGGGGCTGAAGGCCGGGAGGAAGAGAACGTGGAAAGTTCTG AGCGCAGCAACGTCTTGCAGCGGGCACTGAACACGCTGAGgttcctgtggctgctgtgccaggccctGGTGGACGGGCTGACCAAGTGGCTGGACACCCAAAACCGGGAGCACACGGACATGTCCCACGTCCTGTGCCTCGAGAGATTCGTCATGGCACAGCGCCTGGCCAAG GAAGAGGAGATAAACGAGGAGTTCCCGGATGAGCTCTACGAGCTTCCCCCAGAGGAGTTCCTGCAGGAGCCGAGCCCGCCCGGCTCCTTGGCTGCGGATTCCCAAAGCGGCACTTCCAG ccaggagcaggcGACGAGCCTGGAGGACGTGGCTGATGCCCAGCAGTTCCTGGCCGTTCCCCAGCAGCGCCGGCGGACTGCCAGTGAGCTCCTCAGGAGCAG GAGGTTGTATGTCTCCGAGCTGGAGGAGTCGGAGCAGTTCTACCAATCCCACAACCGGttcctgaagctgctgctggccggGTACCGCTGCGTCACCGGCCACTCCGACCTGCTCTGTTACTTCACCATCATCCTCAACAACATGGTCACCGGCTCCGTCATCTCCCTCTTCCTGcccatcctcatcttcctctggGCCATGCTTTCCATCCCCCGGCCCACCAAGCGCTTCTGGATGACCGCCATCCTCTTCACCGAG ATGACGGTGGTGGTGAAATACCTCTTCCAGTTTGGCTTCTTCCCCTGGAATGGCTACATCACCCTGCTGCGCTACGAGGGCAAGCCCTTCTTCCCACCACGCATCCTGGGCTTGGAGAAGTCCATCCACTACATCAAGTATgacctcctgcagctcctggccctcTTCTTCCATcgctccctgctgctg TCCTATGGGCTGTGGGACCAGGAGAAGACGACGGATGAGAAGCAGGAGAGCAAGGAAGGGGAGGAGAAGCCGGAGGAAGCCGTGTCCTCACCATCAGCAGTGGctgaggaagggctggaggctccagcccagccaggagcactgggagcagccacggggctggagctggagccagAGGGCGAGTCcgtggagcaggaggaggggacCGAAGCCACACAGCTCCGCTTCAGGAGGAAGCAGGGGAGGAAGATGCTGGAGATGGTTCCAGCGGAAG ggggtgaggaagaggaggaggaagtgtCAGAAGAGAGCCACGCTCAAAGGAAGCTGAAGGCGTTTGGCTTGCGGGTCAAGGGCTTCATCCTCACCAA ggcacagTACATGTACCAGCCCGTGTGCAAGTTCTTCCGGGACATCCTGGACACGCAGAGCCGTGCAGCCACCGACGTCTACGCCTACATGTTCCTGGCTGATGTGGTCGACTTCATCATCATCGTCTTCGGCTTCTGGGCCTTTGGG AAACACACGGCGGCCGCCGACATCACCTCCTCGCTGTCGGAAAACCAAGTGCCGGAGGCTTTCCTTTTCATGATGCTCTTCCAGTTCAGCACCATGGTCATCGACCGCGCGCTCTACCTCCGCAAAACGGTGCTGGGCAAGCTCATCTTCCAGGTCACCCTGGTCTTCGGCATCCACGTCTGGATGTTCTTCATCCTGCCCTACGTCACTGAAAG GTTGTTCCGCCACAACACGGTGGCCCAGCTGTGGTACTTTGTGAAGTGCATCTACTTCGGGCTGTCGGCCTACCAGATCCGCTGTGGCTACCCCACCCGCATCCTGGGCAACTTCCTCACCAAGAAATACAACCACCTCAACCTCTTCCTCTTCCAGGG GTTCCGCCTCGTGCCCTTCCTGGTGGAGCTGCGGGCCGTCATGGACTGGGTGTGGACAGACACCACGCTGTCCCTCTCCAACTGGATGTGCGTGGAGGACATCTACGCCAACATCTTCATCATCAAGTGCAGCCGGGAGACTGAGAAG AAATACCCCCAGCCCAAGgggcagaagaagaagaaggtggTGAAGTACGGCATGGGCGGCCTCATCATCCTCTTCCTCGTGGGCATCATCTGGTTCCCGCTGCTCTTCATGTCCCTGGTGCGCTCCGTGGTGGGCATCATCAACCACCCCATCGATGTCACCGTCAACCTCAAGCTAGGGGGGTACGAG cctcTGTTCAGCACGAGCTCCCAGCAGCAATACATCCAGCCCTTCACCTCCGAGGAATACGATGAGCTCACCAAAGAGTTTGAGAGCGAGCCG CTGGCCATGCAGTTCATCAGCCTCTACGGCATGGAGGACATCGTGACCGCCCGCGTCGAGGGCAGCTCGGGCTCGCTGTGGAGCATCAGCCCGCCCAGCCGCGAGCAGATGCGGCTGGAGCTGCAGAACGGCTCCTCCGACATcaccctgcacctcacctggaTCTTCCAGAG GGACCTGAACAAGGGGGGCACGGTGGAGAACGCCTACGGCAAACACGACACAGACCTGCAGCCCGGCGCGCCCCAGCGCCTGGAGCTGGCCCAGCTGCTGGATGGCACCAGGGATAAGCCCGT GGTATTGCCAAACCTCTTCCCCAAATACATCCGGGCGCCCACGGGCAGCGAAGCCGAACCTatcaagcagctgctgccag ATGACTTGGACAGCTACCTGG
- the CDT1 gene encoding DNA replication factor Cdt1: MAQLRLTDFFSQTKATTGAPAKRSGGRLLKAALAGAPVHREEEEDGVPAGLSARSLPLPGSPRTPARGGRPALRGMAGRKRSRRDMEAESPVGARLGEPSGKSARKRLELPRDAEPGSPGAATSSSPLAAPGPPAPLAQELSQELAVSPAGRGQDTGPEPSPARRLQREDVAELQGRLQRMRTLGHVPSVPSGTGGDLRSRLERVRQLELRARQRRAAAGDTGAAAPEGHTGQQPPAYQRFHTLAQDLPPGLTLPYKFRVLAEMFRSVDTIAGMLFNRAETVTFAKVKQGVQDMMRRQFEEQHLGQIKAVYPSSYRLRQEKNVPTLSSGGKKSEYQLTLEPVLGEEEKVDGRPHLSASRLLERRREFHRNLVNIVREHHKAFLAALSPPMVVPEEKLTRWHPRFNVDEVPDISPAELPRPPREDRLSTAQEVLSAARGMLSPKMEKALANLALRTAEASAGEPALPKSPAPASTSGALRGVSQGLLERVRAKEAARLAALLTRDARQERRAARLARLPAMARVLRSVFVAEKKPALAMELLCARLADSCPELVAPGEMEKHVRLFAELLPDWVGIHALRTDTYVKLDKEKDLGLVTERLHKAAKEAGAL, encoded by the exons ATGGCCCAGCTCCGCCTCACCGACTTCTTCAGCCAGACAAAAGCGACCACCGGAGCCCCGGCCAAGCGCAGCGGCGGCCGCCTGCTCAAGGCCGCCCTCGCCGGTGCCCCGGTGCaccgggaggaggaggaggatggtgTCCCGGCGGGGCTCAGCGCCCGCTCGCTGCCGCTGCCCGGTTCGCCGCGCACCCCGGCCCGCGGGGGCCGCCCGGCCCTGCGGGGCATGGCGGGCAGGAAGCGGAGCCGCCGGGACATGGAAGCGGAGTCGCCGGTCGGGGCCCGGCTCGGGGAACCGAGCGGGAAGTCGGCGCGGaagaggctggagctgccccgggacGCGGAGCCGGGGTCTCCGGGAGCG GCCACCAGCTCCTCGCCTCTGGCCGCTCCTGGACCCCCGGCACCCCTGgcccaggagctgtcccaggagctGGCCGTGTCCCCCGCGGGCCGTGGGCAGGACACGgggccagagcccagcccggcGCGGCGCCTGCAGCGG gaggACGTGGCCGAGCTGCAGGGCCGCCTGCAGAGGATGAGGACGCTGGGCCacgtcccctctgtccccagcggGACCGGCGGGGACCTGCGGAGCCGCCTGGAGCGCGTGCGGCAGCTGGAGCTGCGCGCCCGGCAGAGGAGAGCGGCcgccggggacaccggggcgGCAGCTCCCGAGGGCCACAccgg ccagcagccccCGGCCTACCAGCGCTTCCacaccctggcccaggacctgccCCCGGGGCTGACGCTGCCCTACAAGTTCAGGGTGCTGGCGGAGATGTTCCGCAGCGTGGACACCATCGCCGGGATGCTCTTCAACCGCGCCGAGACCGTCACCTTCGCCAAGGTCAAGCAGGGCGTGCAGGACATGATGCGCAG GCAGTTTGAGGAGCAGCACTTGGGGCAGATCAAGGCTGTGTACCCCAGCTCGTACCGGCTGCGCCAGGAGAAGAACGTCCCCACCCTCAGCAGCGGCGGAAAGAAGTCTGAGTATCAGCTCACACTGGAGCCAGTCCTGGGGGAAG AGGAGAAGGTGGATGGGCGCCCGCACCTGTCGGCGTCGCGGCTGCTGGAGCGCCGGAGGGAATTCCACCGCAACCTGGTGAACATCGTCAGGGAGCACCACAAG GCGTTCCTGGCTGCCCTCAGCCCTCCCATGGTGGTGCCAGAGGAGAAGCTGACCCGGTGGCATCCCCGCTTCAACGTGGACGAGGTGCCGGACATCAGCCCCGCGGAGctgccgcggccgccgcgcgaGGACAGGCTGAGCACGGCGCAGGAGGTGCTGAGCGCGGCCCGGGGCATGCTGAGCCCCAAG ATGGAAAAAGCTCTTGCCAACCTGGCGCTCAGAACGGCCGAAGCCAGCGCGGGGGAGCCGGCGCTTCCCAAATCCCCGGCCCCCGCCAGCACCTCGGGCGCGCTCAgaggggtgtcccaggggctgctggagcgG GTGCGGGCCAAGGAGGCGGCGCGGCTGGCGGCGCTGCTGACGCGGGACGCGCGGCAggagcggcgggcggcgcggctgGCGCGGCTGCCGGCCATGGCGCGCGTCCTGCGCAGCGTCTTCGTGGCCGAGAAGAAGCCGGCGCTCgccatggagctgctctgcGCCCGCCTGGCCGACAGCTGCCCCGAGCTGGTGGCGCCCG GTGAGATGGAGAAACACGTGCGGCTCTTTGCGGAGCTGCTGCCCGACTGGGTGGGCATCCACGCCCTCAGGACGGACACCTACGTCAAGCTGGACAAGGAGAAGGACCTGGGCCTCGTCACCGAGAGGCTCCACAAGGCGGCCAAGGAGGCTGGAGCCCTCTGA
- the APRT gene encoding adenine phosphoribosyltransferase, giving the protein MSDRRLRALRDRVRSFPDFPQPGVLFRDISPLLKDPVAFRTLIDLLEDHVRASFPKIDFIVGLDSRGFLIGTPLAQRLGIGFVPVRKKGKLPGATESISYSLEYGRAELEIQSNAVEAGQKVVIVDDLLATGGTMRAACELLKRLKAEVLECLVIIELTALKGSEKLNSIPFYSLLQYE; this is encoded by the exons ATGAGCGACCGgcggctgcgggcgctgcgggacCGCGTCCGCTCCTTCCCGGACTTCCCGCAGCCCGGCGTGCTGTTCCG CGATATCAGCCCCTTGCTGAAGGATCCTGTGGCCTTCAGGACCTTGATTGATCTTCTGGAGGATCATGTGAGGGCGTCTTTCCCTAAAATCGACTTCATCGTGG GCCTGGACTCCCGCGGGTTCCTGATCGGGACCCCGCTGGCGCAGAGGTTGGGGATCGGCTTCGTGCCCGTGCGGAAAAAGGGGAAACTGCCCGGTGCCACCGAGTCCATCTCCTACAGCCTGGAGTACGGCAGG gctgagctggaaATCCAGAGCAATGCTGTGGAAGCAGGACAGAAAGTGGTGATCGTGGATGACCTGCTGGCAACCGGAG GTACCATGCGTGCTGCCTGCGAGCTGCTGAAGAGGCTGAAGGCTGAAGTCCTGGAGTGCCTGGTGATCATAGAGCTGACAGCCCTGAAAGGGTCGGAAAAGCTCAATTCCATCCCTTTCTACTCCCTGCTGCAGTATGagtga